TCACATGCTGCAGTTACTTTTTCGAACACTGCTAAATCTTTTTCAGGGTCACCACATCCTCCAACTACAAGAGGAACATCAACAGCTTGCAATACATCTTCAACTGTTCGAACTGCTTCTGCAGGAGTGGCAGGTTTGGGGTTAAGAGGATCAATACTGACCAAGTGTAGTGTTACCATGTCTGCGCCTAATTTGTCAACTACGAATTTGGCCCATGAAACAGGGTCTTGGTATGCGTCACCAAGTTCGTTTCGAACTGCTTTGGGTAATGCGGTTTTGGAGTCAAAGACGTCAAAGGAAACTACTGGTGGGTTGAGTGTTGGGTTTTCAAAAGTATAGAAGGCAGGAGATTTTTCTCCGCCAATGGTGATTGTCTTTCCTCGGCTTCCACCGTCCTTTTTGGTTGCACCAAGAGTCACTTCAGCTACTTGTCCAGGATATTTCTGGACAGGAAGGGTAAAGGGTGCATCCAACAAGGATGTTGGTTTTGCTGCGGCTTTCAGTGCTGCTACTGTGGGGGGTGCTGCCATCATCATTCCAGGCTGGAACAAGATTTGTAGTTCATCGAGTAGGATGTCTACGTCTTCGAGTTCTAGTTCGTTGTTGCCTGCTAGCAAGTCGAATAGTTCCGAGGGGAACTTTTTATCGTCATTTTTTGCGCCTTCAGGCATTCAATTCACCTTCGTTTCTTTTTGGATGTTTCTCGTTTGATTATTACTTTTTCTGCGTGGATTTTAGCATTCTTGAAGATTATCTTGAATCCGCCAGCGGACATTGTTGCAGTTGACATTGGAACCATTGTTCCCATGGTTTCCATTCCTTCTGCTTCTTCAGTTTCTTCTTCTGCTTCTTCTTCAGTCCATCTTTGAACTACTGGGTGGTCTTTCTTTTGCAGGTACTCTTTTAGTTCGTCAATGTTTTTGGCTTCTTCTTCTGTTGCTAGTTTGTCAACAACATCTGCGGGTATGAATTCTTTCACGCGTTCTTTGATTTCTTTTGGCAACCAG
This portion of the Candidatus Bathyarchaeum sp. genome encodes:
- the cdhD gene encoding CO dehydrogenase/acetyl-CoA synthase subunit delta, which codes for MPEGAKNDDKKFPSELFDLLAGNNELELEDVDILLDELQILFQPGMMMAAPPTVAALKAAAKPTSLLDAPFTLPVQKYPGQVAEVTLGATKKDGGSRGKTITIGGEKSPAFYTFENPTLNPPVVSFDVFDSKTALPKAVRNELGDAYQDPVSWAKFVVDKLGADMVTLHLVSIDPLNPKPATPAEAVRTVEDVLQAVDVPLVVGGCGDPEKDLAVFEKVTAACEGERLLISTITLDMDIEKSAKLVEKHGHVALAFSPMDLNQARELNRRLLEYLPKDRIIMDTTTAALGYGLDYAFTIMERARISGLLGDPELQQPMSSGTTNAWAAREAWKTLDPEWGDKNLRGPLWEVVTGLTLMLAGVDLFMMLHPAAVKTLRNVIKRLTTKTGTLDTEKIASWVSSTL